The Zingiber officinale cultivar Zhangliang chromosome 9A, Zo_v1.1, whole genome shotgun sequence genome window below encodes:
- the LOC122019254 gene encoding uncharacterized protein LOC122019254, whose translation MAGNVQNALSRIFYSLQESVTNMSILNDTNFNDWKENILIVLGCMDLDLALQIEQPTAPTDTSSSEQRVKYEKWDHSNRMILMIIKRSIPEIFRGTVSNSVTQAKEYLDEIEKRFAKSDKVETSTILKSLISMKYKGKGNVREYIMEMPHIVSKLKALNLELSDDMLVHLVLISHSNQFSQF comes from the exons ATGGCTGGTAATGTGCAGAATGCTCTTTCTCGCATTTTCTACTCATTGCAAGAGTCGGTGACCAACA TGTCGATCCTTAATGATACAAATTTTAATGATTGGAAAGAGAACATTCTAATTGTTCTTGGCTGCATGGATCTAGACCTTGCACTTCAAATAGAGCAACCCACTGCTCCTACAGATACTAGTTCCTCTGAACAGAGGGTTAAATATGAGAAGTGGGATCACTCTAATCGTATGATTCTTATGATCATCAAGCGCAGCATACCTGAGATTTTTAGGGGCACGGTGTCTAATAGTGTCACCCAAGCTAAGGAATATCTCGATGAGATTGAAAAGCGCTTTGCCAAAAGCGATAAGGTGGAAACAAGCACAATTCTAAAGAGCTTGATTTCCATGAAGTATAAAGGTAAGGGTAATGTTAGGGAATATATCATGGAAATGCCCCACATTGTATCAAAGTTGAAGGCACTTAATCTTGAATTATCGGATGACATGCTTGTGCATTTAGTACTTATTTCTCATTCAAACCAGTTTAGTCAGTTCTAG